One window of Alkalispirochaeta americana genomic DNA carries:
- the fliG gene encoding flagellar motor switch protein FliG yields the protein MAKQQAAQGSAAAGGGLVGGGAATGGKRKKDLSGRQKAAVFLVTLGSEISSEIFKHLREDEIETLTFEIARMENFGNEEKESVLQEFQELMMAQDFINSGGIEYARELLEKSLGSQKAVDIINRLTTSLQVRPFDFIRRTDPTHLLNFIQQEHPQTIALILAYLEPQKASVILGSLPNEIQSDVAKRIATMDRTSPETLREVERVLEKKLASISSEDYSVAGGVESIVEILNLVDRSTEKVIIESLEEEDPELAEEIKKRMFVFEDIVMLDDRAIQKVMREVDTAELGKALKAVDSEVQDKIFRNMSKRAAALLKDDMEYMGPIRMKDVEESQQKIVSIIRKLEEQGEIVVARAGEDELVV from the coding sequence ATGGCGAAACAGCAGGCAGCGCAGGGATCCGCAGCAGCCGGGGGAGGCCTTGTTGGTGGCGGGGCCGCAACGGGCGGGAAACGCAAGAAAGATCTCTCGGGTCGACAGAAGGCGGCAGTTTTTCTGGTGACTCTGGGGAGCGAAATTTCCAGCGAGATCTTCAAGCACCTTCGGGAAGACGAGATCGAGACCCTGACTTTCGAGATCGCCCGGATGGAGAACTTCGGCAACGAGGAGAAAGAATCGGTCCTTCAGGAGTTCCAGGAACTCATGATGGCCCAGGACTTTATCAACTCCGGGGGTATCGAGTATGCACGGGAACTTCTGGAGAAGTCCCTGGGATCCCAGAAAGCGGTCGATATCATCAACCGCCTTACCACGAGTTTGCAGGTTCGCCCCTTTGATTTTATCCGACGGACGGACCCCACGCATTTGCTGAACTTTATCCAGCAGGAGCATCCCCAGACGATCGCTTTGATCCTGGCCTATCTTGAGCCCCAGAAAGCAAGCGTGATTCTGGGAAGCCTTCCCAACGAGATACAATCGGACGTGGCCAAGCGGATTGCTACCATGGACCGGACCTCCCCGGAGACGCTCCGGGAGGTAGAACGGGTTTTGGAAAAGAAACTGGCTTCCATCTCCAGCGAGGATTACTCCGTTGCAGGTGGTGTGGAAAGTATTGTGGAGATTCTCAACCTGGTGGACCGCTCGACGGAGAAGGTCATTATTGAAAGCCTGGAAGAGGAAGATCCCGAACTGGCCGAGGAAATCAAGAAGCGGATGTTCGTCTTCGAGGACATTGTCATGCTTGACGACCGGGCCATTCAGAAGGTCATGCGGGAAGTTGACACCGCCGAGCTGGGCAAGGCACTGAAGGCGGTGGATTCCGAGGTTCAGGACAAGATTTTCCGCAACATGTCAAAACGTGCTGCAGCGCTTCTGAAGGATGACATGGAGTACATGGGGCCGATCCGCATGAAAGATGTTGAAGAAAGTCAGCAAAAGATCGTCTCCATCATTCGCAAGCTTGAAGAGCAGGGTGAAATTGTTGTCGCCCGGGCTGGAGAAGACGAACTGGTTGTCTAG
- the flgC gene encoding flagellar basal body rod protein FlgC — protein sequence MGLFSSINTAASGLTAQRLRQDVIADNIANANTTRTAEGGPYRRSRVVLRPRTEGVSWKSPFVPRPLDEGVGKGVRVTSVEKDMDAELRMVYDPTHPDAIQSGPREGYVEYPNVTIVSEMVDLIDASRAYEANVAVVNGARTMFQRALEIGR from the coding sequence ATGGGACTTTTTTCCAGTATTAATACAGCAGCTTCGGGCCTGACAGCCCAGCGATTGCGTCAGGATGTGATCGCTGACAATATTGCGAACGCCAACACCACGCGCACCGCCGAGGGTGGCCCCTATCGGCGCTCCCGGGTGGTCCTCAGGCCACGTACGGAAGGCGTCTCCTGGAAGAGCCCCTTCGTTCCCCGGCCCCTGGATGAGGGAGTGGGGAAGGGCGTCCGTGTCACCAGTGTGGAAAAAGACATGGACGCCGAGTTGCGGATGGTCTACGATCCCACTCACCCCGATGCCATACAAAGCGGCCCCCGCGAGGGCTACGTGGAGTATCCCAACGTGACAATCGTGAGCGAGATGGTGGACCTGATCGACGCATCACGAGCCTACGAGGCCAACGTGGCTGTGGTAAATGGAGCTCGCACCATGTTTCAGCGGGCCCTGGAGATCGGGCGGTAA
- the fliE gene encoding flagellar hook-basal body complex protein FliE, producing the protein MNIMNPAGMNRQALPIARTHRNHLPGRTEPLPPRTEPSDFRGALLRGLEDVNTHQKAHESLSVQAIVSPESVDAHDLTIAAAKANTSLSIAKNVVDRVVQAYRDITSLR; encoded by the coding sequence ATGAATATCATGAATCCGGCAGGAATGAATCGACAGGCCTTGCCCATTGCGCGGACGCACCGGAATCACCTGCCGGGGCGCACCGAACCGCTTCCGCCCCGGACAGAACCGTCTGACTTCAGAGGGGCTCTCCTGCGGGGCCTCGAGGATGTAAACACTCATCAAAAAGCTCACGAGTCGCTTTCGGTGCAGGCTATTGTGAGTCCCGAAAGCGTCGATGCCCATGATCTCACCATTGCAGCGGCAAAGGCCAACACGTCCTTGAGTATTGCAAAGAACGTGGTAGACCGGGTGGTTCAGGCCTACCGGGATATAACAAGTCTGCGTTAG
- a CDS encoding FliI/YscN family ATPase yields MAIEFLEKYQALVDQTETIRQVGRVQAVEGLRIESLGPQARVGELCQIHISSIGQTVLAEVIGAREGVIQLAPYGEIEGIEVGNLVIGLGETLSVSVGDQLLGRVLDGLGNPLDGLGDIAGVHRYPAIQRPPDVLSRRPIQEQIETGIRAIDGLIPTGKGQRLGIFSGSGVGKSTLIGMIARNTSADVNVIALIGERGREVREFIENDLGEEGLARSVVVVSTSDTPALARLRAAYVATAVAEFFRDQGRDVMLMFDSVTRFARAQREIGLARGEGPASRGYPASVDAVLPQLLERCGTSEKGTITGFYTILVEGDDMDEPVSDAVRGILDGHLVLSRELAQRYHYPAIDVLASVSRLVNKITLPDHRDAAGALRRLLADYKEAEDLINAGVYVAGSNPAIDEAIRKRPMILKLLQQSSDECSSIEETRNALREIAGMEMADA; encoded by the coding sequence ATGGCGATAGAGTTTCTGGAAAAGTATCAGGCTCTTGTTGATCAAACCGAAACAATTCGACAGGTCGGCCGTGTTCAGGCTGTGGAAGGTCTCCGCATCGAAAGCCTGGGGCCCCAGGCCCGGGTTGGCGAACTCTGCCAGATCCATATTTCCAGTATCGGACAGACCGTTCTGGCCGAGGTGATAGGTGCCCGCGAAGGGGTCATTCAACTTGCCCCTTACGGCGAGATCGAAGGAATTGAGGTGGGAAACCTTGTAATCGGCCTGGGAGAGACCTTGAGTGTCTCCGTGGGCGATCAGCTCCTGGGAAGAGTTCTGGACGGTTTGGGTAATCCCCTGGACGGATTGGGCGATATTGCCGGGGTTCATCGGTATCCGGCAATCCAGCGTCCCCCCGATGTGCTGAGCCGTCGACCCATTCAGGAGCAGATCGAGACGGGCATCAGGGCGATCGACGGTCTCATTCCTACGGGAAAGGGTCAGCGTTTGGGTATTTTCAGCGGAAGTGGTGTCGGTAAATCTACCTTGATCGGTATGATAGCCCGAAATACTTCGGCCGACGTGAACGTGATTGCCCTGATTGGTGAGCGAGGAAGGGAAGTTCGGGAGTTCATCGAAAACGATCTGGGTGAGGAAGGCCTCGCCCGAAGCGTCGTGGTGGTCTCCACCTCGGATACTCCCGCTCTGGCCCGTCTCAGAGCGGCCTATGTGGCCACGGCTGTGGCCGAGTTTTTTCGCGACCAAGGGCGGGATGTAATGCTTATGTTCGATTCAGTTACGCGGTTTGCCCGGGCCCAGCGGGAAATCGGCCTTGCCCGGGGAGAGGGTCCTGCCTCAAGGGGCTATCCTGCTTCGGTCGACGCTGTGCTGCCCCAGCTTCTTGAACGGTGCGGTACCAGTGAAAAGGGAACGATCACCGGGTTCTACACGATTCTGGTTGAGGGCGATGATATGGACGAACCCGTTTCCGACGCCGTCCGGGGTATCCTTGACGGCCATCTGGTGTTGAGCCGGGAGCTGGCCCAGCGGTACCACTACCCCGCAATCGATGTCCTGGCCAGTGTAAGCCGCCTGGTGAACAAGATAACCCTTCCTGATCATCGCGATGCTGCAGGGGCTCTGCGGCGACTTCTGGCGGACTATAAGGAAGCCGAGGATCTGATTAACGCCGGCGTGTATGTTGCCGGGAGCAATCCCGCCATCGATGAGGCGATACGGAAGCGGCCGATGATCCTGAAATTGCTTCAGCAGAGTTCGGACGAGTGCAGTTCCATTGAGGAAACCCGTAACGCTCTGCGGGAGATCGCGGGAATGGAGATGGCCGATGCGTAA
- a CDS encoding periplasmic-type flagellar collar protein FlbB yields the protein MAARYSRMGALPQILLLMLLVLGLTVGGMLWFDYLGLIDARDSFAPVLRLVGREPREVFDDPDDVMLMDRLRLEAFHEALRLQAEELALQRDQLASYRQDLEKREQELVATEKELEEREVSLNERLRVYENRRAVLEQNSRYLTSMRPAEAVEILKGYDDQLMIETFRVTEELAAQAGQMSLVSVWLSSLPPERAADIQRKMTLRPDE from the coding sequence ATGGCAGCACGCTATAGCAGAATGGGAGCGCTTCCGCAGATCTTGCTTCTCATGCTCCTTGTGCTGGGGCTCACCGTGGGCGGCATGCTCTGGTTTGACTATCTCGGGCTGATCGATGCCCGGGATTCTTTTGCTCCCGTGCTGCGTCTTGTGGGCCGGGAGCCTCGGGAGGTCTTCGACGATCCCGATGATGTGATGCTCATGGATCGGTTGCGTCTGGAAGCGTTTCACGAGGCGCTCCGGCTTCAGGCCGAGGAACTGGCGCTCCAGCGGGACCAGCTTGCATCGTACCGGCAGGATCTGGAGAAACGGGAGCAGGAACTGGTTGCTACAGAAAAAGAATTGGAGGAACGTGAAGTTTCGCTCAATGAACGGCTCCGAGTGTACGAAAATAGAAGAGCAGTGCTTGAGCAGAACTCGCGGTATCTCACGAGTATGCGGCCCGCAGAAGCAGTAGAGATCCTGAAGGGCTACGACGATCAGTTGATGATCGAGACCTTTCGGGTTACGGAGGAGCTTGCAGCCCAGGCCGGCCAGATGTCACTGGTTTCGGTGTGGCTCTCGAGTTTGCCTCCCGAGCGGGCAGCTGATATTCAGCGAAAGATGACGCTTCGGCCTGACGAATAG
- the flgB gene encoding flagellar basal body rod protein FlgB: MIEGTSLGRQLDILHRSMDASLLRQNVIANNIANANTPNFKRSDVNFESRLAYALESSARKPRFREQTTHDRHIPFHKPLDYRDVRPRRVLDFATTAKNNGNNVDIDVESMDLMNNQLAYQMMTRSVADSFARINLVLR, encoded by the coding sequence ATGATCGAAGGAACCAGCCTGGGGAGGCAGCTTGATATTCTTCATCGCTCCATGGATGCAAGCCTGTTGCGTCAAAACGTGATAGCCAACAATATCGCCAACGCAAACACGCCCAACTTCAAGCGAAGCGATGTGAACTTTGAATCTCGTCTGGCCTACGCCCTGGAGAGTTCTGCCCGGAAGCCCCGATTCCGGGAGCAGACTACCCATGATCGGCACATCCCCTTTCACAAGCCCCTGGACTATCGCGATGTGCGTCCGCGGCGCGTTCTGGATTTTGCCACAACGGCCAAAAACAATGGGAACAACGTGGATATCGACGTGGAGTCGATGGATTTGATGAATAATCAGCTGGCTTACCAGATGATGACCCGCTCCGTGGCAGATTCTTTTGCCCGGATCAACCTGGTCTTGCGGTAA
- a CDS encoding flagellar hook-length control protein FliK — MHTIAPLATPGGIASGNAPGDFVRERREPETSFAEYLRAISRQSDSRAEADARAEASRNAAADRQRNTDRQRNTDRLAGRDKPDVPDASLQQESPDTYETSTFSRISGNPEEEARAMKDLARSDSGKRSAEPSGDSEKIREEQDASSLATFATEELAALADVLSRLEQREEDQKAGENLLAIPEGVASEMALSGEVSDPASIDASQEDAEKNKVSALKEGETESERSISRRKDRAEAGRNRTSPGEAGGGRVAAGQAGHTSKVREDTGQRNSGEASPRTEAARGTPGVEAGQEKGSSDPDGATGTLSGVVAQRGQGTSSGPPRGPSRDAGEIAPLEGRSSASAERLRNRRSGEHRDQQGGQQDRDSLVREMVVNLSEELSEEDSSVTSEGREFSVRLDTASSPLQDRGAASVPEATASLARRLNGSLGDSIVRQAEVMMKDSDRGEIRLIIRPPELGRVRILLQMEQGHIAGRILVDNQNVRQVVEQNLAALERAFAEAGLEMGSLEVSTGDARQQGDQSARGKAGRGSGPSRREGAEALSKGVQDAGAYDFGLRRVNLVA, encoded by the coding sequence GTGCATACTATTGCACCGCTGGCAACGCCAGGTGGTATCGCTTCAGGAAACGCTCCCGGGGATTTTGTGCGAGAGCGCCGGGAGCCGGAGACCTCTTTTGCAGAGTATTTGCGAGCCATCTCTCGCCAGTCCGATTCCCGGGCCGAGGCTGATGCCCGGGCTGAAGCCAGCCGGAACGCCGCTGCCGACAGGCAAAGAAACACCGACAGGCAAAGAAACACCGACAGACTGGCTGGCCGCGACAAACCCGATGTCCCTGACGCATCTCTTCAACAGGAATCACCTGACACGTACGAAACATCGACGTTCTCTCGAATCTCCGGAAACCCTGAAGAGGAAGCCCGGGCGATGAAAGATCTGGCCCGGTCGGATTCTGGGAAAAGAAGCGCGGAACCATCGGGGGACTCGGAGAAAATCCGTGAGGAGCAGGACGCTTCGTCTTTGGCAACCTTTGCGACGGAAGAGCTTGCAGCCCTGGCAGACGTTCTCTCCCGTCTTGAACAACGTGAAGAGGACCAGAAGGCTGGTGAAAACCTGTTGGCGATCCCCGAGGGAGTTGCTTCAGAGATGGCTCTGTCCGGAGAGGTGTCCGACCCTGCCTCCATCGACGCATCGCAGGAAGATGCCGAAAAAAACAAGGTCTCCGCACTGAAAGAAGGGGAGACGGAATCAGAGCGGAGCATATCTCGCCGGAAAGACAGGGCCGAGGCAGGCCGAAACCGAACTTCCCCGGGAGAAGCCGGGGGGGGCCGAGTTGCCGCTGGACAGGCTGGGCACACGTCGAAGGTTCGGGAGGACACCGGCCAGAGGAATTCCGGAGAAGCATCTCCTCGGACCGAAGCAGCCCGTGGCACACCAGGTGTTGAGGCAGGGCAGGAAAAAGGGAGCTCTGATCCGGACGGGGCGACAGGCACTCTTTCCGGTGTTGTTGCACAACGAGGTCAGGGGACCTCTTCGGGACCTCCCCGGGGTCCATCCAGGGACGCCGGCGAGATTGCTCCCCTGGAAGGGCGTTCGTCGGCGTCTGCCGAGCGGTTGCGGAATCGTCGCAGCGGCGAACACCGTGACCAGCAGGGGGGGCAGCAGGATCGTGACTCCCTGGTACGTGAAATGGTGGTGAATCTCTCGGAGGAGCTGTCCGAGGAAGACTCCTCGGTGACCTCGGAGGGACGGGAGTTCTCTGTTCGACTGGATACAGCTTCATCGCCCCTTCAGGACCGGGGGGCTGCCTCGGTTCCCGAGGCCACGGCATCCCTGGCCCGGCGTTTAAATGGCTCGCTGGGCGATTCCATCGTTCGTCAGGCCGAAGTGATGATGAAAGACTCCGACCGGGGTGAGATCCGCCTGATCATTCGCCCCCCCGAGCTGGGGCGGGTGCGGATCCTGTTGCAGATGGAACAGGGCCATATAGCCGGGCGGATTCTTGTCGATAATCAAAACGTGCGCCAGGTGGTGGAACAGAACCTGGCAGCCCTGGAACGGGCCTTCGCCGAAGCAGGGCTGGAGATGGGATCCCTGGAGGTCAGCACCGGCGATGCCCGGCAGCAGGGCGATCAGAGCGCCCGGGGCAAGGCAGGCAGAGGTTCCGGACCCTCGCGCAGAGAGGGGGCAGAGGCCTTGAGCAAAGGTGTCCAGGATGCTGGAGCCTATGACTTTGGCCTCCGCCGGGTGAACCTCGTTGCCTGA
- the fliH gene encoding flagellar assembly protein FliH yields MGKNVFRSGEVQYKPHKVFLQPPRPVMPHQRTPVPVETIDEIDEVESLEDYTGPTADDLRREAEAFREQWEQEREELVSAARAEAEEILHKAEEEAFRQIRDKTEQAAEERRRATEEAEAARAAAQAEAERIIAEAESRSQTIEAEAARKGHQEGREAGIQEGLGELQRVIDRFHLVLSKAIERRNEIIQESESQVVALVLSIAKKVIKVISEHQKNVVINNISQSLQKLQQKSDIIVRVNLADLPLVTSHREEILRMAERVKHITIAEDTSVDPGGCIIETDFGEIDARISSQLREIEDRILEMVPIKNRPKRSGGAV; encoded by the coding sequence ATGGGAAAGAACGTTTTCAGATCGGGTGAGGTTCAGTACAAACCCCATAAAGTGTTTCTCCAGCCTCCGCGGCCGGTAATGCCTCACCAGAGAACGCCCGTTCCCGTTGAGACCATCGACGAAATCGATGAAGTTGAGAGCCTCGAAGACTACACGGGTCCAACTGCCGATGATCTGCGCCGCGAAGCCGAGGCATTCAGGGAACAGTGGGAACAGGAGCGGGAGGAGCTGGTCAGCGCGGCACGAGCCGAGGCGGAAGAAATTCTTCACAAGGCGGAAGAAGAGGCTTTTCGGCAGATTCGGGACAAAACAGAGCAGGCTGCCGAAGAACGCCGGCGGGCCACCGAGGAGGCTGAGGCTGCTCGTGCCGCCGCGCAGGCCGAGGCCGAGCGGATTATTGCCGAAGCCGAGTCCAGAAGTCAGACGATCGAGGCCGAGGCAGCCCGCAAGGGACACCAGGAAGGTCGCGAGGCGGGAATTCAGGAGGGGCTTGGGGAACTCCAGCGCGTGATCGATCGCTTCCACCTGGTCCTCTCCAAAGCTATCGAGCGGCGCAACGAGATCATCCAGGAAAGCGAGTCCCAGGTGGTAGCTCTGGTGTTGAGTATCGCCAAGAAGGTAATCAAGGTGATTAGCGAGCACCAGAAAAACGTGGTGATCAACAATATCTCCCAATCGCTTCAGAAACTTCAGCAAAAAAGCGATATTATCGTTCGGGTCAACCTGGCGGATCTGCCGCTGGTAACGAGTCATCGCGAAGAAATTCTTCGTATGGCCGAGCGGGTGAAGCACATTACCATCGCCGAAGACACCTCGGTCGATCCCGGCGGGTGCATTATTGAAACAGATTTCGGCGAGATCGACGCGCGCATCAGCTCGCAACTCCGGGAAATAGAAGACCGTATTCTTGAGATGGTGCCTATCAAGAACCGTCCCAAGCGGTCCGGAGGGGCGGTGTGA
- the fliF gene encoding flagellar basal-body MS-ring/collar protein FliF, whose amino-acid sequence MKELFARLRERIQSLWGQWKTPQKLMFGGIIAVTLVALVMLVVFSASPTQVPLLRRPITDPQQLNDIANRLDQENVSYTITPDNRIMLDDEQTAQRMRSILTREDLIPSGTDPWELFDVERWTLTDFERNVNLRRSITRQIERHITALSDIDAASVSIVLPERQLFTSEQNPVTASVILTPRPGSDIRENRKKIQGIEKLIQFGVEGLQAEHITITDPSGVVLNDFQSLQEFDRLELTRRELAIIREQETLYRQSIVNALAEIFGRHRVQVVNINVDMDMGKRTEETEEFFPIVTVPNNPNTPFDETEFVLSIPRSRERVDEKYEGTGFNPQGPPGMEGQTPPAYRDLEGLVGRWSNEEDRTNYEINTRRTMEEKSPTIERITASVAIDGTWRWSYDERGNVKTNPDGSILREYTPVSTEELQAARELVEHAVGFSDRRRDSVSVRHLQFDRSAQFQEEDERFRRQRQIQMIVLYVLVSIAIILVSFIVFRLVSREIERRRRLREEELARQHQAMREAALRSAEEESAEVEMSVEERTRMELEEMAINMAREHPEDVAQLVRTWLAEE is encoded by the coding sequence ATGAAAGAATTATTTGCACGCCTGAGGGAACGGATCCAGTCCCTGTGGGGGCAATGGAAGACACCACAGAAGCTGATGTTTGGCGGGATCATTGCCGTAACGCTGGTGGCGCTGGTCATGCTGGTGGTGTTCAGTGCGTCTCCCACGCAGGTTCCTCTTTTGCGGCGTCCCATAACAGATCCCCAGCAACTCAACGATATCGCAAACCGGCTGGATCAGGAAAACGTTTCCTACACCATTACCCCCGACAACCGGATTATGCTCGACGACGAACAGACAGCCCAGCGAATGCGCTCCATCCTGACCAGGGAGGATCTGATTCCTTCAGGAACCGATCCTTGGGAGCTTTTTGATGTGGAGCGTTGGACCCTGACCGATTTTGAGCGAAACGTTAATTTACGCAGGAGTATCACGAGACAGATCGAGCGGCACATCACCGCCCTGAGTGATATCGATGCCGCCAGCGTATCCATTGTCCTGCCCGAGCGTCAGCTTTTCACTTCCGAACAGAACCCGGTGACTGCCTCGGTGATACTTACCCCCAGACCGGGCAGTGATATCAGGGAAAACCGGAAGAAGATCCAGGGGATCGAAAAGTTGATCCAGTTTGGAGTGGAAGGACTGCAGGCAGAACACATCACCATTACGGACCCCTCGGGGGTGGTGCTGAACGATTTCCAGAGCCTCCAGGAGTTTGACCGTCTTGAACTGACCCGGCGTGAACTGGCGATCATCCGGGAGCAGGAAACGCTCTATCGCCAGTCTATTGTGAACGCCCTGGCCGAGATATTCGGACGCCACCGTGTCCAGGTGGTGAATATCAACGTCGACATGGACATGGGAAAACGCACGGAAGAGACGGAAGAGTTCTTCCCGATCGTCACCGTTCCCAACAACCCGAATACTCCCTTCGACGAAACAGAGTTTGTCCTCTCAATTCCCCGATCGCGCGAGCGGGTTGACGAAAAATACGAGGGGACCGGCTTTAATCCCCAGGGCCCTCCGGGGATGGAAGGCCAAACGCCGCCAGCCTACCGGGACCTGGAGGGGCTGGTGGGCCGATGGTCCAACGAAGAGGACCGGACAAACTACGAGATCAACACACGCCGCACCATGGAAGAGAAGAGCCCTACCATCGAGCGTATTACCGCCAGTGTTGCGATCGACGGAACCTGGCGATGGTCCTACGACGAACGGGGAAACGTGAAGACCAACCCCGATGGAAGCATTCTCCGGGAATACACCCCGGTTTCAACAGAGGAGCTTCAGGCTGCCCGGGAACTGGTGGAGCACGCCGTAGGATTCAGCGACCGACGGCGGGATTCCGTAAGCGTTCGGCACCTTCAGTTTGATCGAAGCGCCCAGTTCCAGGAGGAAGACGAGCGATTTCGACGGCAGCGTCAGATTCAGATGATCGTGCTCTACGTCCTGGTGAGCATTGCCATAATTCTGGTTTCCTTCATCGTCTTTCGCCTGGTCTCCAGAGAGATCGAGCGCCGCCGCCGTCTGCGGGAGGAGGAGCTCGCACGGCAACACCAGGCAATGCGGGAAGCAGCCTTGCGGAGTGCCGAGGAGGAGAGCGCCGAAGTGGAGATGTCTGTGGAAGAGCGGACACGGATGGAGCTGGAAGAGATGGCTATCAATATGGCCCGGGAACATCCCGAGGACGTGGCTCAGCTCGTCCGGACCTGGCTCGCGGAGGAGTAG
- the hslU gene encoding ATP-dependent protease ATPase subunit HslU: protein MRLYQRSYYGGGAFVKLEDLTPAEIVAELDKHIIGQTKAKKAVAIALRNRMRRQKLPEELQNEVAPKNIIMIGPTGVGKTEIARRLARLTGAPFVKVEATKYTEVGYVGRDVESMVRDLMSVAITMVKEELREEVREKAQQRTEELLLDLLLPGGGRSRADEGLEPVAVNADPEGDLAAGGVSAHTRERFRGMLREGKLDEKEVDVTLSKQAMPAIEIFSGSNVEELDLNLGNLGSLFGGKKRKRRMTINQAREYILQEEMDKLVDTERAAELARDRIENTGIIFIDEIDKIATREGRSSSDISREGVQRDILPIVEGCQVNTKHGVVDTSHILFIAAGAFHMSKPSDLIPELQGRFPLRVELEALEAEEFYRILTQPKNALIRQYKELLLTEGVILEFEDEAIRDLSRIAADVNSRTENIGARRLQTIMELLLEEVSFNAPDLSGQTIPVTQQYVKDRLSDVVEDQDLSRYIL, encoded by the coding sequence ATGCGTCTATACCAACGGTCATATTACGGTGGAGGAGCTTTCGTGAAATTAGAGGATCTGACCCCAGCAGAAATTGTCGCAGAGCTGGACAAGCACATTATCGGACAGACCAAGGCAAAAAAAGCCGTGGCGATCGCCCTCAGAAACCGCATGCGGCGCCAAAAGCTCCCCGAAGAACTGCAAAACGAGGTGGCCCCCAAAAATATCATCATGATCGGCCCCACGGGCGTGGGAAAAACCGAAATAGCCCGTCGGCTTGCCCGTCTTACGGGAGCCCCCTTTGTTAAGGTGGAGGCCACCAAGTATACCGAGGTTGGCTACGTAGGGCGCGATGTGGAGTCCATGGTGCGGGATCTCATGTCGGTGGCCATCACCATGGTGAAAGAGGAGCTGCGCGAAGAAGTACGCGAGAAGGCGCAACAGCGCACGGAAGAGCTCCTGCTGGATCTTCTTCTTCCCGGAGGGGGGCGCAGCAGGGCCGATGAGGGGTTGGAGCCCGTGGCGGTGAATGCCGATCCCGAGGGGGATCTCGCCGCAGGAGGGGTTTCCGCTCACACCCGGGAGCGGTTCCGCGGGATGCTTCGTGAAGGAAAACTGGACGAAAAGGAAGTGGACGTTACCCTGAGCAAGCAGGCCATGCCGGCGATCGAGATCTTTTCAGGTAGCAACGTGGAGGAGCTGGATCTCAATCTGGGAAATTTGGGAAGCCTCTTTGGCGGAAAGAAACGAAAGCGTCGCATGACGATCAATCAGGCCCGGGAATATATCCTCCAGGAAGAGATGGACAAACTGGTCGATACGGAACGGGCCGCCGAGTTGGCGCGGGACCGGATAGAGAACACGGGAATTATTTTTATCGACGAGATTGACAAGATCGCCACCCGCGAGGGACGTTCCTCGAGCGACATTAGTCGCGAGGGGGTTCAGCGGGACATTTTGCCCATCGTCGAGGGTTGTCAGGTCAATACAAAACATGGGGTGGTCGATACCTCCCACATCCTCTTTATTGCCGCCGGAGCTTTTCACATGAGCAAGCCCAGCGACCTGATTCCCGAACTGCAGGGGCGCTTCCCCCTGCGGGTAGAGCTGGAAGCACTGGAGGCGGAAGAGTTCTATCGAATCCTTACGCAGCCAAAAAATGCCCTGATCCGACAATACAAGGAACTGCTACTCACCGAGGGAGTGATCCTGGAGTTCGAGGACGAAGCAATCCGGGATCTCTCCCGCATTGCCGCCGATGTAAACAGTCGCACCGAAAATATCGGGGCTCGCCGCCTTCAGACAATAATGGAGCTGCTTCTGGAGGAGGTCTCCTTCAATGCCCCTGATCTTTCAGGACAGACAATCCCCGTTACGCAGCAGTATGTGAAGGATCGCCTGTCCGATGTGGTGGAGGATCAGGATCTGAGTCGCTACATCCTGTGA
- a CDS encoding flagellar export protein FliJ: MRKFHFRLQAILDIRRHQEDQRRLELGAATAECTRITGEIEVRRELCRRTLTEGEPGARLEDLGYRSVQAAYALRLRHEEATLQKELEQAQEVRQKAALRYQEARRAADVLDRLRERRAAVYRREQIQEEQNKLDDIVMSRRMGHGSTL, translated from the coding sequence ATGCGTAAGTTTCACTTTCGGCTCCAGGCAATTCTGGATATTCGTCGTCACCAGGAAGACCAGCGGCGTCTGGAATTAGGGGCGGCCACGGCAGAGTGCACCCGCATCACCGGGGAGATCGAGGTGCGCCGGGAGCTGTGCCGTCGAACGCTCACCGAGGGAGAACCCGGGGCTCGCCTTGAGGACCTGGGCTACCGCTCCGTGCAGGCTGCCTACGCCCTGCGCCTGCGCCACGAGGAGGCAACCCTTCAGAAGGAGCTCGAACAGGCCCAGGAGGTGCGCCAGAAGGCGGCTCTGCGCTATCAGGAAGCCCGCCGTGCCGCTGATGTTCTTGATCGGTTGCGGGAACGACGAGCTGCCGTCTATCGGCGGGAGCAGATCCAGGAAGAACAAAACAAGCTCGATGATATCGTAATGAGCCGGAGGATGGGTCATGGCAGCACGCTATAG